A section of the Acidobacterium capsulatum ATCC 51196 genome encodes:
- a CDS encoding efflux transporter outer membrane subunit has product MRRTLSITCCALALAATGCTVGPQYHRPSAPVPPAWSQSSAPPPAGTWQHAKPSDAALRGDWWKLYGDRELNALEARVSVSNQTLQAAVDQYLAAREQVQEARSQYFPTLTAGPSISRTRSSNNAPNSHAALSQLQYNTYVLQGQASWQPDFFGRVRRSVEAARANAQASAAEAANVELSLQAELALDYFEMRGLDLQQQILNRTLKTYQDYLSLTEIRFHGGVATESDVALAQTQLESTKTQAIDIGVARSQYEHAIATLLGVPASQFHLPPAPLSPGLPQIPAGVPSQLLERRPDIAAAERSADAANAQIGIAISAYYPDITLTGSGGFEGAEPGTWIQGPSELWSLGASAMELLFDGGQRHALTRQARDEYAASVANYRQTVLQAFQEVEDNLSALRILQQESVTQANAVAAARHSLQVSTHRYEGGVTTYLEVLTAQSAQLSNERTQADITTRQFAASVQLIEALGGGWSTAQLPKM; this is encoded by the coding sequence ATGCGGCGCACTCTGTCGATCACCTGCTGCGCGCTCGCGCTCGCGGCCACCGGATGCACGGTGGGGCCGCAATATCATCGGCCGTCGGCCCCTGTACCGCCTGCCTGGAGCCAGTCTTCGGCCCCTCCGCCTGCCGGGACATGGCAGCACGCAAAGCCGAGCGATGCCGCGCTGCGAGGAGACTGGTGGAAGCTCTATGGTGACAGGGAACTCAATGCGCTCGAGGCGCGTGTCTCCGTTTCAAACCAGACGCTGCAGGCTGCGGTCGATCAGTATCTTGCCGCGAGAGAGCAGGTGCAGGAGGCGCGGTCGCAGTACTTTCCGACGCTGACCGCCGGACCCAGCATCAGCCGGACCCGCAGCTCTAACAACGCACCCAACAGTCATGCCGCGCTCTCGCAGTTGCAGTACAACACATACGTGTTGCAAGGGCAGGCATCTTGGCAGCCAGACTTTTTTGGCCGGGTGCGCCGCTCAGTAGAAGCGGCTCGCGCCAATGCGCAGGCCAGCGCGGCTGAGGCCGCGAATGTAGAACTCAGCCTGCAGGCTGAGCTGGCTCTGGATTACTTTGAGATGCGCGGCCTGGATTTGCAGCAGCAGATTCTCAATCGCACCCTCAAGACCTATCAGGACTATTTGTCACTCACTGAGATACGATTTCATGGCGGCGTCGCTACGGAGTCAGATGTAGCTCTTGCGCAAACGCAACTGGAGAGCACAAAGACGCAGGCAATTGATATCGGCGTCGCTCGCTCACAGTATGAGCATGCGATTGCCACATTGCTCGGAGTTCCCGCCTCACAGTTTCATCTGCCGCCTGCGCCCTTAAGTCCTGGGCTTCCGCAAATCCCTGCGGGAGTTCCTTCGCAACTGCTTGAGCGCCGCCCGGATATTGCGGCTGCGGAACGGTCGGCCGATGCAGCCAATGCGCAGATTGGTATCGCTATTTCGGCCTATTACCCAGACATTACGCTGACCGGCAGCGGCGGATTTGAGGGCGCGGAGCCGGGCACGTGGATACAAGGCCCCAGTGAGCTATGGTCGCTGGGCGCTTCAGCTATGGAGCTGCTCTTTGACGGTGGCCAACGGCACGCACTCACCCGGCAGGCACGTGATGAGTACGCCGCCAGTGTCGCCAACTACCGGCAGACGGTGCTGCAGGCTTTTCAAGAGGTAGAAGATAACCTTTCGGCCCTGCGCATTCTGCAGCAGGAGTCAGTTACGCAGGCCAACGCGGTGGCCGCTGCGCGGCACTCGCTACAGGTGAGCACACATCGGTATGAAGGCGGAGTGACCACTTATCTGGAAGTGCTCACGGCGCAATCAGCACAGTTGTCGAACGAACGTACGCAAGCCGACATCACCACGCGGCAGTTTGCGGCGAGCGTGCAACTCATTGAGGCGCTCGGCGGCGGATGGAGTACCGCGCAACTGCCGAAAATGTAA
- a CDS encoding efflux RND transporter permease subunit, protein MWIVRLALRRPYTFAVFALLLLILGPIAILRMPVDIFPNINIPVVSIIWEYPGFSPEQMANRIVSVTERALTTTVNDINHIESTSLDGIAVVKVYFQPNVQIAQAVAQITAISQTQIKHLPSGTTPPLIIQYNASSVPVIQVGLSGKGMSEQKLGDLAMNFVRTQLVTVPGAGVPYPYGGKLRQVQVDLNLPALQSKGLTPADVVNTIAAQNLILPSGTIKIGPLEYQIDTNSAPATIAALNNLPIRSVNGAMVYIHDVAHVRDGSPPQTNIVRVDGQRSSLLSVIKTGDASTLDIINGVKKKLAQLKSQLPPNLKITPLADQSVFVKASIDGVVREGVIAACLTALMILLFLGSLRSTLIIAVSIPLAILASLLALSALGQSINIMTLGGLALAVGILVDDATVEVENINRNLEQGKPIEQAILDGASQIAVPALVSTISICIVFVPMFFLTGVARYLFVPLAEAVVFAMAASYLLSRTVVPTMARYLLREHDDEEAARRQRSRNPFTRFYLWFDDRFERLRGVYYAILSLCIRNAAVFLSLFLIFMIGSAVLLFPFLGQDFFPTVDAGQFKLHVRARTGTRIEDTAALCDRIDHAIRRVIPSDQLVTIIDNIGLPISGINTSYSNSAPVGPNDADIQVVLTQKHRPTQQYIDILRKKLKYEFPGVTFYTLPVDMVTQILNFGLPAPIDVQIVGPHLYANRRFAEQLLNKLKTVPGTVDMRIQQPFDEPRLFVNVDRTKANEMGLTQRDIAQSLLVATSGSFQTSPAFWLDPRNGVSYEIAVQSPQYDLDTLQELRNIPVRAGSGSGSVPATTSPSLQSITGAGMQLPAANAPMGGVPVQILGNVASIQQGDEMGTVNHYNITPVIDVYGNIEGTDLRTVSNAINRIIAQQKHLLPRGSRIVVRGQVRTMNASFRGLYAGLLFSILLVYLLIVINFQSWLDPFIIVSALPAALCGIVWMLFLTHTHVSVPALTGSIMCMGVATANSILVVSFAREQLEQTVGDSALSALNAGFTRFRPVIMTALAMIIGMLPMALGMGEGGEQNAPLGRAVIGGLIFATVSTLFFVPTFFSAVHGRIERRRRERAAYRHTHTPQPLENSAS, encoded by the coding sequence ATGTGGATTGTTCGCCTTGCGCTGCGCAGGCCCTATACCTTTGCTGTATTCGCACTGCTGCTGCTGATTCTTGGGCCGATTGCGATTCTGCGCATGCCCGTGGATATTTTTCCGAATATCAATATCCCCGTGGTTTCCATCATCTGGGAGTATCCGGGGTTCTCGCCGGAACAGATGGCCAACCGCATTGTGTCCGTCACTGAGCGGGCGCTGACGACGACGGTCAACGACATCAACCATATCGAATCGACCTCGCTGGATGGCATTGCGGTGGTGAAGGTCTACTTTCAGCCGAATGTGCAAATTGCGCAGGCAGTAGCGCAGATCACGGCCATCAGCCAGACGCAGATCAAGCATCTGCCCTCGGGGACGACGCCGCCGCTGATTATTCAGTACAACGCATCGAGTGTGCCGGTGATTCAGGTCGGCCTGTCGGGCAAGGGAATGTCAGAACAGAAGCTCGGCGACCTGGCCATGAATTTTGTGAGGACGCAACTGGTCACAGTTCCTGGCGCTGGCGTGCCTTATCCCTATGGCGGAAAATTGCGCCAGGTGCAGGTGGATCTCAACTTGCCGGCGCTTCAATCGAAGGGGCTCACGCCTGCGGATGTGGTCAACACCATCGCGGCACAGAATTTGATTCTGCCCAGCGGAACGATCAAGATCGGGCCGCTTGAATATCAGATCGATACGAATAGCGCACCAGCCACGATCGCCGCGTTGAATAACCTGCCCATCCGCAGCGTGAACGGGGCGATGGTGTACATCCATGACGTGGCGCATGTGCGCGACGGGTCGCCGCCGCAGACCAACATTGTGCGCGTGGATGGGCAGCGGTCTTCTCTGCTGTCTGTGATCAAGACTGGCGATGCTTCCACACTCGACATCATCAATGGAGTGAAGAAGAAGCTGGCCCAATTGAAGTCGCAGCTTCCGCCAAACCTGAAAATCACGCCGCTCGCCGATCAATCAGTGTTTGTGAAGGCGTCGATCGACGGCGTGGTGCGCGAGGGCGTGATTGCCGCCTGCCTGACGGCACTGATGATTCTGCTGTTTCTCGGCAGCCTGCGCAGCACGCTGATCATTGCGGTGTCGATTCCTCTGGCGATTCTTGCGTCGCTTCTGGCGCTGAGCGCGCTTGGGCAGTCCATCAACATCATGACGCTGGGAGGGCTGGCGCTGGCCGTCGGCATTCTGGTGGATGATGCGACGGTGGAAGTAGAGAACATCAATCGCAACCTGGAACAGGGCAAGCCGATTGAGCAAGCGATTCTCGACGGCGCCTCGCAGATTGCGGTGCCGGCGCTGGTATCGACCATCTCGATCTGCATCGTCTTTGTACCGATGTTTTTTCTGACCGGCGTAGCGCGATACCTGTTTGTGCCGCTTGCAGAGGCGGTGGTTTTCGCCATGGCTGCCTCGTATCTGCTCTCGCGCACGGTGGTGCCGACTATGGCGCGTTATCTGTTGCGAGAGCACGACGATGAAGAAGCGGCGCGCCGCCAGCGCAGCCGAAATCCATTCACTCGCTTCTATCTCTGGTTCGATGACCGCTTTGAGCGCCTGCGCGGCGTGTATTACGCGATTCTCTCGCTTTGCATTCGGAATGCCGCGGTGTTTTTGTCACTGTTTCTGATCTTTATGATCGGGTCCGCAGTGTTGCTTTTTCCGTTTCTGGGGCAGGACTTCTTTCCTACCGTCGATGCGGGGCAATTCAAGCTGCATGTACGGGCCCGCACCGGCACCCGCATTGAAGATACCGCCGCGCTGTGCGACCGCATTGATCACGCTATTCGGCGAGTGATTCCCAGCGATCAACTGGTCACCATCATCGACAATATTGGCCTTCCGATCAGCGGCATTAATACGTCATACTCCAACTCCGCACCCGTGGGGCCGAACGATGCCGACATTCAGGTGGTGCTTACGCAAAAGCATCGTCCCACGCAGCAGTACATCGACATTCTGCGCAAGAAGCTCAAATATGAATTTCCCGGAGTTACCTTTTACACGCTGCCCGTGGATATGGTGACGCAGATTCTGAACTTCGGATTACCGGCCCCGATTGATGTGCAGATTGTTGGCCCCCACCTCTACGCCAACCGAAGATTTGCCGAGCAGTTGCTGAACAAGCTCAAGACGGTGCCGGGCACGGTGGATATGCGCATTCAGCAGCCCTTTGATGAGCCGCGCCTGTTCGTGAATGTTGACCGCACCAAGGCGAATGAGATGGGCCTGACGCAGCGCGACATTGCGCAAAGCCTGCTGGTGGCGACAAGCGGCAGCTTCCAGACCTCTCCGGCCTTCTGGCTCGACCCTAGGAATGGAGTGAGCTACGAGATTGCCGTGCAATCGCCACAGTATGATCTGGACACGCTGCAGGAGCTGCGCAACATTCCGGTTCGCGCAGGCAGCGGCAGTGGATCGGTCCCGGCAACCACTTCGCCCTCACTACAATCAATCACCGGCGCCGGGATGCAACTGCCCGCCGCCAATGCGCCGATGGGCGGCGTGCCGGTTCAGATCCTCGGCAACGTGGCGAGCATTCAGCAGGGCGACGAGATGGGCACCGTGAACCACTACAACATCACGCCGGTGATCGATGTCTATGGCAATATCGAGGGAACTGACCTGCGTACTGTCAGCAATGCCATCAACAGGATCATTGCGCAGCAAAAGCATCTGCTGCCACGCGGCTCGCGCATTGTGGTACGCGGCCAGGTGCGGACGATGAATGCCTCCTTCCGCGGGCTCTATGCCGGGCTGCTCTTTTCCATCCTGCTGGTGTACCTGCTCATTGTGATCAACTTTCAGAGCTGGCTTGATCCTTTCATCATCGTCTCGGCATTGCCGGCCGCGCTCTGTGGCATTGTATGGATGCTCTTCCTCACGCACACGCATGTCAGCGTGCCTGCATTGACGGGCTCCATTATGTGCATGGGCGTGGCGACGGCAAACTCGATCCTGGTCGTTTCCTTTGCACGCGAACAGTTGGAGCAGACGGTGGGAGACTCTGCGTTATCCGCATTGAATGCGGGATTCACGCGCTTTCGGCCGGTCATCATGACAGCGCTCGCCATGATTATCGGCATGCTGCCCATGGCCCTGGGCATGGGTGAAGGCGGAGAGCAGAATGCACCGCTGGGCCGCGCCGTGATCGGCGGACTGATCTTCGCAACGGTTTCCACCCTCTTCTTTGTGCCTACCTTTTTCAGTGCTGTGCATGGCCGCATCGAACGCCGCCGCAGAGAACGCGCCGCTTATCGACACACGCACACCCCCCAGCCTCTGGAGAACTCTGCCTCATGA
- a CDS encoding efflux RND transporter periplasmic adaptor subunit, with amino-acid sequence MSDHMPLPNAPEGETHPGHEASRDMGPRHAPPKISGRAAMLGVVVLLVVAAILALAGILPREHAKHVLAEQTITNAEPVVQVARPQMGAPSEDLVLPGNVYAWEDSPIYARTSGYLTKWYFDIGSHVRKGQLLATIASPEVDQELFQAKADLATAEANAANAAVQAKRYVALLKQNAVSAQDRDTFVTQQESTRTQVNSAKANVDRLEQMVGFEKIYAPFSGTITARDVDTGTLIQNGTAQELFHIADEHVLRVYVNVPQVDSLACVPGVLAHLTFSEFPNRTFTGRIVRTSKSIDPTTRTLLVEVDVDNRKGELYPGMFTQVHFNLQVKHPTLILPASSLIFQQHGLQVAIVRNGKIQLIPITIGQNDGRVVQVLSGLNAQDEVLQNPPDSLIDGEAVQTVTHASEARS; translated from the coding sequence ATGAGTGACCATATGCCATTGCCAAACGCGCCTGAAGGCGAAACCCACCCCGGCCATGAAGCGAGCCGGGACATGGGACCACGTCATGCTCCACCGAAGATTTCAGGCCGCGCTGCCATGCTCGGAGTTGTGGTGCTGCTGGTGGTTGCTGCCATTTTGGCGCTAGCTGGAATCTTGCCGCGCGAACACGCGAAGCATGTGCTGGCGGAGCAAACAATCACAAATGCAGAGCCGGTCGTGCAGGTGGCGCGCCCGCAAATGGGCGCGCCCAGCGAAGACCTCGTGCTGCCGGGCAATGTGTATGCGTGGGAAGACTCGCCCATCTATGCCCGCACCAGCGGCTACCTGACGAAGTGGTACTTTGACATCGGCTCTCATGTGCGGAAGGGTCAACTGCTTGCCACCATCGCTAGCCCGGAAGTGGACCAGGAGCTCTTCCAGGCCAAAGCAGACCTTGCCACCGCCGAAGCCAATGCCGCCAATGCCGCGGTGCAGGCGAAGAGATATGTGGCGCTCCTAAAGCAGAACGCCGTCTCAGCTCAGGATCGCGATACCTTTGTGACCCAGCAGGAGTCCACGCGCACGCAGGTAAACTCTGCCAAGGCCAACGTCGATCGGTTGGAGCAGATGGTGGGCTTTGAGAAGATTTATGCGCCCTTCAGCGGAACCATTACCGCGCGTGACGTCGATACGGGAACGCTGATTCAGAACGGGACGGCGCAAGAGCTCTTCCACATTGCGGACGAACACGTGCTGCGCGTGTATGTGAATGTTCCCCAGGTGGATTCACTGGCCTGCGTGCCGGGCGTGTTGGCTCATCTTACCTTCAGCGAGTTTCCAAATCGCACATTCACTGGAAGAATCGTTCGCACGTCAAAGTCGATTGATCCAACCACGCGCACACTGCTGGTCGAGGTGGATGTTGATAACCGCAAGGGTGAGCTATACCCCGGCATGTTTACGCAGGTGCATTTCAACCTGCAGGTGAAGCACCCAACGCTCATTTTGCCGGCATCGTCTCTGATCTTTCAGCAGCATGGCTTGCAGGTGGCGATCGTACGGAACGGAAAAATCCAGTTGATACCCATTACGATTGGCCAGAATGACGGCCGCGTGGTGCAGGTGCTCAGCGGCCTCAACGCGCAGGATGAAGTGCTGCAGAATCCGCCGGACTCGCTGATTGATGGCGAAGCCGTGCAGACCGTGACGCACGCCTCAGAGGCCAGGAGCTGA
- a CDS encoding bestrophin family protein, whose product MIVRPKLHWLRMLFIWNGSVIRAILPQLLVVLCFSLFAVWTHGRLFGHIVPLTVAPFTLLGVSLAIFLGFRNSASYDRFWEGRKLWGALLNVCRSLMRQAQSIGETRPEEPRLKEWLALLAAFTHAMRHQLRKTDPAQDFARLLPADQCAQLAAARYRPTLILLWLGQWVADGKRQGRYGEITAAAMDSNLSALSDILGGCERLAHTPIPYAYSVMNHRVVYLYCFLLPFALVGEIGMMTPVISVLVAYTFIAIEALAQEIEEPFGMLANDLALDNMSFNIEDSLRELTGEPLPPAAPEPENYILT is encoded by the coding sequence TTGATTGTCCGGCCTAAACTGCATTGGCTTCGCATGCTGTTTATCTGGAATGGATCGGTCATCCGCGCGATTCTTCCGCAACTGCTGGTTGTGCTGTGTTTTTCGCTCTTTGCTGTCTGGACGCATGGGCGGCTCTTCGGTCATATCGTCCCTCTGACTGTTGCCCCGTTCACGCTGTTGGGCGTATCGCTTGCGATCTTTCTCGGATTCCGTAACAGTGCTAGTTACGATAGGTTCTGGGAAGGACGCAAGCTGTGGGGGGCCTTGCTCAATGTGTGCCGATCTCTCATGCGTCAGGCGCAATCGATCGGCGAAACCCGCCCCGAAGAGCCCCGCCTGAAAGAGTGGCTGGCGCTGCTCGCTGCCTTCACGCATGCCATGCGGCACCAGTTGCGCAAGACCGATCCGGCTCAGGATTTCGCGCGCCTTCTGCCGGCTGACCAGTGCGCGCAACTGGCCGCTGCCCGCTATCGCCCTACGCTGATCCTGCTGTGGCTGGGGCAGTGGGTGGCTGACGGCAAGAGGCAGGGGCGCTACGGTGAAATTACGGCGGCCGCGATGGACAGCAATCTGAGCGCTCTCTCTGACATTCTGGGCGGCTGCGAAAGGCTCGCGCATACGCCTATTCCTTACGCCTATTCGGTCATGAACCACCGCGTCGTCTATTTGTATTGCTTTCTGTTACCTTTTGCGCTGGTGGGTGAGATTGGCATGATGACGCCGGTCATATCGGTCCTGGTGGCCTATACCTTCATTGCGATCGAGGCTCTTGCGCAGGAAATTGAAGAGCCATTTGGCATGCTGGCAAATGATCTGGCACTCGACAACATGTCCTTCAACATTGAAGACTCACTGCGGGAGTTGACCGGCGAGCCGCTGCCGCCCGCCGCGCCCGAACCGGAAAACTACATCCTCACCTAG
- a CDS encoding M1 family metallopeptidase, with product MFAVNGIFSRVARLARPVTSFSLPVAAATLLGACLLPVAAQAQRLPDNVVPRHYTLTLTPNLQAATFTGREKIVVDVKQSTQTITLNAAQISFKSVAANIDGQTVTPKVTEDAQKEQASFHFGQTLAPGQYTLAIDYSGILNDQLRGFYLSKTKTRRYAVTQFEPTDARRAFPSFDEPAFKATFDVTLVVPKGDTAISNTNAISDTPGPGPDEHTMHFATTPKMSTYLVAFLVGDFQCSSGSSDGVPIRACAPPEQVQYTHYALHTAEFVLHFYDHYFGIKYPMPKLDMIAIPDFEAGAMENFGAITYRETAMLLNPKTASVGEEQHVAIDIAHEMAHQWFGDMVTMQWWNNIWLNEGFATWMETKSVAAMHPEWDMDAIVAETKDSTLNLDARRVTRTIRAHADTPDQINQMFDGISYGKASAVLHMVENYEGKQVFREGVHKYLEAHMYGNATAQDFWNAQTEVSHLPINKIMDSFISEPGVPKLTFGDPHDGKVQVTQSRFFLNSDVKPSGKQQWTIPVCFNADNAAGEKCGVLSSKQQTMALPPSKLFFPDARAMGYYRYGFSDQVAQTIMNSIESDLTPVERIDAFGDLWAYVHANEDTVGTYLNLVGKVKNDTHAHVIGTAIGPLDTIEDRIASTPQEKAALRAWELRTFKPAYDRLAAPAASDSPNTRQLRAELFELLGHAGDKQVIAQSRGIAMKYLDNPASVDANLADAALSVAAAHGNTAFFDKLQHVYETADNPQIQEQALHLLATFSNPALERRALDYAASGKVKNQDSIFLFATGLELPSTRKVAWQYIQQNWPKVKAQNTAFLMGSYLVGAAGSFCSAQKQTEVQQFFQTHPLPATNRALARATQEIQDCMTLRSQQEGNLRQWIAAQKQ from the coding sequence ATGTTTGCTGTGAATGGAATCTTTTCTCGCGTGGCCCGTCTGGCCAGGCCGGTCACCTCGTTCTCTCTGCCGGTCGCGGCCGCCACTCTTCTCGGAGCCTGCCTGCTGCCCGTGGCCGCGCAAGCACAACGGCTGCCAGACAATGTGGTGCCCCGGCACTACACGCTCACCTTGACCCCCAATCTGCAGGCGGCCACCTTTACCGGGCGCGAGAAGATCGTGGTCGATGTCAAACAGTCCACCCAGACCATTACGCTGAACGCCGCGCAGATCAGCTTCAAGAGCGTCGCCGCCAACATTGACGGCCAAACTGTAACACCGAAGGTTACAGAGGACGCGCAAAAGGAACAGGCGAGTTTTCACTTTGGCCAGACGCTGGCTCCCGGCCAATACACCCTGGCGATTGATTACAGCGGCATTCTGAACGATCAGCTCCGCGGCTTTTATCTCTCAAAGACCAAAACGCGCCGCTATGCCGTAACGCAGTTTGAGCCGACCGATGCGCGCCGCGCCTTCCCGAGCTTTGATGAGCCGGCATTCAAGGCGACCTTTGATGTCACGCTGGTGGTGCCCAAGGGCGACACGGCCATCTCCAACACAAACGCGATCTCTGATACGCCCGGCCCCGGGCCGGATGAGCACACCATGCACTTTGCGACGACGCCGAAGATGTCTACCTACCTGGTGGCATTTCTCGTGGGCGACTTCCAGTGCAGCTCCGGCTCGAGCGATGGCGTGCCCATCCGCGCCTGTGCTCCGCCGGAGCAGGTGCAATACACGCACTACGCGCTGCACACCGCTGAGTTTGTGCTGCATTTCTACGATCATTACTTCGGCATCAAGTACCCCATGCCGAAGCTCGACATGATCGCGATTCCTGACTTTGAAGCCGGGGCCATGGAAAACTTTGGCGCGATCACCTACCGCGAAACTGCCATGCTGCTCAACCCTAAAACGGCTTCGGTGGGCGAAGAGCAGCATGTCGCCATCGACATTGCGCACGAGATGGCGCATCAGTGGTTCGGTGACATGGTCACCATGCAGTGGTGGAACAACATCTGGCTCAACGAGGGCTTTGCCACGTGGATGGAAACGAAGTCCGTGGCCGCTATGCATCCCGAGTGGGACATGGACGCGATTGTGGCGGAGACGAAAGACAGCACGCTCAATCTCGATGCGCGCCGCGTGACCCGGACCATCCGGGCGCATGCCGACACGCCGGACCAGATCAACCAGATGTTTGATGGCATCAGCTACGGCAAGGCCTCTGCCGTGCTGCACATGGTCGAGAACTACGAGGGCAAGCAGGTCTTCCGCGAGGGCGTGCACAAGTATCTTGAGGCGCACATGTACGGCAATGCCACGGCGCAGGACTTCTGGAATGCGCAGACCGAGGTGAGCCATCTGCCGATCAATAAGATCATGGACAGCTTCATCAGCGAGCCCGGCGTGCCCAAGCTGACCTTCGGCGATCCACATGATGGCAAGGTGCAGGTCACCCAGAGCCGTTTCTTCCTCAACTCTGACGTAAAGCCAAGCGGCAAGCAGCAGTGGACGATCCCGGTCTGCTTCAACGCCGACAATGCCGCTGGCGAAAAGTGCGGCGTGCTCAGCAGCAAGCAGCAGACGATGGCTCTTCCGCCTTCGAAGCTCTTCTTCCCGGATGCCCGGGCCATGGGCTACTACCGCTATGGCTTCAGCGATCAGGTGGCACAGACGATCATGAACAGCATCGAAAGCGACCTCACTCCGGTCGAGCGCATCGATGCATTCGGTGATCTGTGGGCCTACGTGCACGCCAATGAAGATACGGTGGGAACCTACCTCAATCTTGTGGGGAAGGTAAAGAACGACACGCACGCCCACGTGATCGGCACCGCGATTGGACCGCTCGACACCATTGAAGATCGCATCGCCTCCACTCCGCAGGAGAAAGCCGCGCTGCGTGCCTGGGAGCTGCGCACCTTCAAGCCTGCCTACGACCGCCTCGCAGCGCCGGCGGCCAGCGATTCCCCCAACACGCGGCAACTGCGCGCCGAGCTCTTCGAGCTGCTTGGCCATGCTGGCGACAAGCAGGTGATCGCCCAGTCCCGTGGCATCGCCATGAAGTATCTCGACAACCCGGCCTCGGTGGATGCCAATCTGGCGGATGCAGCTCTATCGGTCGCCGCTGCCCATGGCAACACGGCATTCTTCGACAAGCTGCAACATGTGTATGAGACGGCAGACAATCCGCAGATTCAGGAGCAGGCGCTGCATCTGCTGGCCACCTTCAGCAATCCGGCGCTCGAACGCCGCGCGCTCGATTATGCGGCCTCCGGCAAGGTGAAGAATCAGGATTCCATCTTCCTCTTCGCCACCGGCCTTGAGCTGCCTTCCACGCGCAAGGTCGCCTGGCAGTACATCCAGCAGAACTGGCCCAAGGTGAAGGCGCAGAACACGGCCTTCCTGATGGGCTCCTACCTGGTGGGCGCGGCAGGTTCGTTCTGCAGCGCGCAAAAGCAGACTGAGGTGCAGCAGTTCTTCCAGACGCACCCGCTGCCGGCCACCAACCGGGCACTGGCACGGGCCACGCAGGAGATTCAGGACTGCATGACCCTTCGCAGCCAGCAGGAAGGCAATCTGCGGCAGTGGATCGCCGCCCAGAAACAGTAA
- the bcp gene encoding thioredoxin-dependent thiol peroxidase, giving the protein MELHEKVANFTLQNEEGETVNLTDYAGTPVILFFYPRADTPGCTIEACGFRDHFKKLQKEGVVVLGISRDTPKAQKKFKEKYDLPYTLLADVDETVCNQFGVLKDKNMYGKKVKGIERTTFVIGADQTLVKIFPKVKPEGHAEEVLAALKEMKK; this is encoded by the coding sequence ATGGAACTCCACGAGAAGGTCGCCAACTTTACGCTGCAAAACGAAGAGGGCGAGACCGTCAACCTGACCGATTATGCCGGTACGCCGGTGATACTGTTTTTCTATCCACGGGCTGACACGCCGGGCTGCACCATTGAGGCATGCGGATTCAGAGATCACTTCAAGAAGCTGCAAAAAGAAGGCGTGGTGGTGCTGGGCATCTCGCGCGACACGCCCAAGGCGCAGAAAAAATTCAAAGAGAAATATGACTTGCCCTACACGCTGCTGGCAGATGTGGATGAGACCGTCTGCAACCAGTTTGGCGTGCTCAAGGACAAGAACATGTACGGCAAAAAGGTGAAAGGCATTGAGCGCACCACCTTTGTGATTGGGGCCGATCAGACTCTGGTGAAGATATTTCCCAAGGTCAAGCCCGAGGGCCATGCCGAAGAGGTACTGGCCGCGCTGAAAGAAATGAAGAAGTAA
- a CDS encoding DNA-3-methyladenine glycosylase: protein MPSRLLTPDFFIDAPDEVARRLLGKLLVRKPDSPDDETTSGRIVEVEAYFGAGDPAAHAYSGKTARNAVLFGPPSRTYVYLIYGMHHCLNISCEPEGTAGCVLLRALEPVTGLATMARRRGLPSDASARLLTSGPGRMCQAMGITRLDHNGIDVTDADSLLTVMEDGYGTPPMDVTPRIGIQKAADRLLRFSIQRNKFVSKG from the coding sequence ATGCCTTCGCGGCTGCTTACTCCTGACTTTTTTATCGATGCACCGGATGAAGTAGCACGCCGCCTGCTCGGCAAGCTGCTCGTGCGCAAGCCGGATTCGCCGGACGATGAAACCACCTCAGGTCGCATTGTGGAGGTCGAGGCATATTTCGGGGCGGGAGATCCAGCAGCGCATGCCTACTCCGGCAAGACAGCGCGCAACGCAGTGCTGTTTGGGCCGCCGAGTAGAACGTATGTCTATCTGATTTATGGCATGCACCATTGCCTGAATATCTCGTGCGAGCCTGAAGGCACGGCAGGGTGCGTGCTGCTGCGTGCGCTGGAACCGGTGACGGGGCTGGCGACCATGGCGCGGCGGCGCGGATTGCCGAGCGACGCATCGGCCAGACTGCTGACCTCGGGCCCCGGACGCATGTGCCAGGCGATGGGGATTACTCGCCTTGACCACAATGGCATTGACGTGACCGACGCAGATTCTCTGCTGACCGTCATGGAGGATGGTTATGGGACGCCGCCGATGGATGTGACGCCGCGCATTGGCATCCAGAAGGCAGCCGACCGGTTGCTGCGCTTCAGCATTCAGCGAAACAAGTTTGTATCGAAGGGATAA